A stretch of Bradyrhizobium sp. AZCC 2262 DNA encodes these proteins:
- a CDS encoding TRAP transporter large permease: MITLEMMPPLMFGGLILAMLIGFPVAFTLAALGLSFGFLSIYLGFFDMNFLQAIPGRIFGSVLSNELLLAIPFFTFMGSVLERCGLAEDMLDSMGQLFGPIRGGLGYSVIIVGFILGAITGTVAAQVIAMALISMPVMLRYGYNVRYITGVLAASGTITQLVPPSLVLIVMADQLGKSVGDMYLGAWGPSVLQIALFAGYTFFLGLFLPHHVPAVPKEARTLTGWALWSKCLMGIIPSAVLIFVVLGTMMLGLATPTEAGAMGAIGAIVLAAIHHKDLSSKGHKMLLVGIAATGVAVIVGMLIGEGKLLKLTFAVLYIAVVWLCLEAVRIPDLRDLIKQGYESTMRLSTMVVFILIGSTCFSVVFLGVSGGVWLEHHLTSLPGGVWGFLIFINLFIFFLAFFLDFFEIAFIILPMVAPIAQKVLAPVVGPDAALIWFGVMLCVNMQTSFLHPPFGFALFYLRGVAPKEVKSSDIYWGAMPWIGLQAIMVAIVIAFPITVTALLDKPLDVDLSKVKIEVPQIELPPLDFGGPKQ, from the coding sequence ATGATCACGCTGGAGATGATGCCGCCGCTGATGTTCGGCGGCTTGATTCTGGCCATGCTGATCGGCTTTCCGGTAGCCTTCACGCTGGCCGCGCTCGGGCTGTCGTTCGGGTTCCTGTCGATCTATCTCGGCTTCTTCGACATGAACTTCCTGCAGGCGATCCCGGGGCGCATCTTCGGCAGCGTGCTTTCCAACGAATTGCTGCTGGCTATTCCCTTCTTCACGTTCATGGGCTCGGTGCTCGAGCGATGCGGGCTCGCCGAAGACATGCTGGACTCGATGGGCCAGTTGTTCGGCCCGATCCGCGGCGGCCTCGGCTATTCCGTCATCATCGTCGGCTTCATCCTCGGCGCGATCACCGGCACGGTGGCGGCGCAGGTCATCGCCATGGCGCTGATCTCGATGCCGGTGATGCTGCGCTATGGCTATAACGTCCGCTACATCACTGGCGTGCTCGCCGCATCCGGCACCATCACCCAATTGGTGCCGCCCTCGCTGGTGCTGATCGTGATGGCCGACCAGCTCGGCAAGTCGGTCGGCGACATGTATCTCGGCGCTTGGGGCCCCTCGGTGCTCCAGATCGCCCTGTTCGCCGGCTACACGTTCTTCCTCGGGCTCTTCCTGCCCCATCACGTGCCGGCAGTACCCAAGGAAGCGCGAACGCTGACAGGCTGGGCGCTCTGGAGCAAATGCCTGATGGGCATCATCCCCTCGGCCGTGCTGATCTTCGTGGTGCTGGGCACGATGATGCTTGGTCTGGCGACGCCGACGGAAGCCGGCGCTATGGGCGCGATCGGCGCGATCGTTCTCGCCGCAATCCACCACAAGGATCTGAGCAGCAAGGGGCACAAGATGCTCCTCGTCGGCATCGCTGCCACCGGCGTCGCCGTGATCGTCGGAATGCTCATCGGCGAAGGCAAGCTGTTGAAACTGACGTTCGCGGTGCTCTATATCGCTGTCGTCTGGCTCTGCCTCGAAGCCGTCCGCATTCCCGACCTGCGCGACCTGATCAAGCAGGGCTACGAGTCGACCATGCGCCTCTCCACCATGGTGGTGTTCATCCTGATCGGCTCGACCTGCTTCTCGGTGGTCTTCCTCGGCGTCTCCGGCGGCGTCTGGCTCGAGCACCATCTGACCTCGCTCCCCGGCGGCGTTTGGGGCTTCCTGATCTTCATCAACCTCTTCATCTTCTTCCTGGCGTTCTTCCTCGACTTCTTCGAGATCGCCTTCATCATCCTGCCGATGGTGGCGCCGATCGCGCAGAAGGTGCTGGCGCCCGTCGTGGGGCCGGATGCGGCGCTGATCTGGTTCGGCGTCATGCTCTGCGTCAACATGCAGACATCGTTCCTGCATCCGCCGTTCGGATTCGCGCTGTTCTACCTGCGCGGCGTCGCGCCGAAGGAAGTGAAGAGCTCCGACATCTATTGGGGCGCGATGCCCTGGATCGGCCTGCAGGCGATCATGGTGGCGATCGTGATCGCCTTCCCGATCACGGTGACGGCGCTGCTCGACAAGCCGCTCGACGTCGATCTCAGCAAGGTCAAGATCGAGGTGCCGCAGATCGAACTGCCACCGCTCGATTTCGGCGGGCCAAAGCAGTAG
- a CDS encoding DUF1289 domain-containing protein — protein MSKESPCIAVCMMDPKTKLCFGCGRTLPEIARWHRLETAERLAVMEGLAARMAEAGLAPMPPRTERG, from the coding sequence ATGAGCAAAGAATCGCCGTGTATCGCAGTCTGTATGATGGACCCCAAAACCAAACTCTGCTTCGGCTGCGGACGAACGTTGCCGGAGATCGCGCGCTGGCACCGCCTGGAGACCGCGGAGCGATTGGCTGTGATGGAAGGGCTTGCGGCGCGCATGGCGGAGGCTGGCCTCGCGCCAATGCCGCCGCGCACCGAGCGTGGCTGA
- a CDS encoding MarR family winged helix-turn-helix transcriptional regulator, translating to MYRLTNSFPYLLNRVGVQMGELFSRRIAGYGVTLPMYRVMAALWETGDQRLGDLAAMTTIEISTLSRLVGEMKRRGLVTRARLKDNGRTVAINLAPKGRTLVEELIPIAIHFEEVAVRDFPSKNISDLKTVLAEIYESLKSLEPEIEEANKARRAAKTKA from the coding sequence TTGTACAGACTTACAAATTCCTTTCCCTATTTACTCAACCGCGTCGGCGTGCAGATGGGTGAGCTGTTTTCCAGGCGCATTGCCGGTTACGGCGTGACCCTGCCGATGTACCGCGTGATGGCCGCGCTTTGGGAAACCGGCGACCAGCGGCTCGGCGATCTCGCGGCGATGACGACGATCGAGATATCGACATTGTCGCGGCTGGTCGGGGAGATGAAGCGGCGTGGCCTCGTTACGCGCGCGCGGCTGAAGGACAACGGCCGCACCGTTGCAATCAACCTTGCGCCGAAGGGGCGGACACTGGTGGAAGAGCTGATCCCGATCGCCATCCACTTCGAGGAGGTTGCGGTGCGCGATTTCCCGTCGAAGAACATTTCGGACCTGAAGACAGTTCTCGCAGAGATCTACGAGAGCCTGAAGTCGCTCGAACCCGAGATCGAGGAAGCGAACAAGGCACGCAGGGCGGCAAAGACGAAAGCGTGA
- a CDS encoding TIGR02281 family clan AA aspartic protease translates to MIRILLVLALLAATAGAVVAYGDPDQITRASNSVTKMLRQRSLEPAPAVQIARGKAGEFALHAKINGVKAPMVIDTGATSVVLTWETAKAIGLPIEMLEYNVDVETAGGHTKAARLTLDRLAVGGLVEKSIPALVVPRGQMKTNLLGMSFLDRLESWGVQADKVMLHGYPDVAGRHKRRAAAN, encoded by the coding sequence GTGATCCGCATCTTGCTCGTTCTGGCGCTGCTCGCCGCCACCGCCGGCGCCGTCGTCGCCTATGGCGATCCGGACCAGATCACGCGCGCCAGCAACTCGGTGACGAAAATGCTGCGGCAACGCAGTCTGGAACCGGCGCCAGCCGTGCAGATCGCGCGCGGCAAGGCCGGCGAATTCGCGCTGCATGCCAAGATCAACGGCGTCAAGGCGCCGATGGTGATCGACACCGGTGCGACCTCGGTGGTGCTGACCTGGGAGACGGCGAAGGCGATCGGTCTGCCGATCGAGATGCTCGAATACAACGTCGACGTCGAAACCGCCGGCGGCCACACCAAGGCGGCGCGGCTGACGCTCGATCGTCTCGCGGTGGGTGGGCTCGTCGAGAAATCGATTCCGGCGCTGGTGGTGCCGCGCGGGCAGATGAAGACCAACCTGCTCGGCATGAGTTTTCTGGATCGGCTGGAAAGCTGGGGCGTGCAGGCCGACAAGGTGATGCTGCACGGCTATCCCGACGTCGCAGGCCGCCACAAGCGCCGTGCGGCGGCGAACTAG
- a CDS encoding sensor histidine kinase, whose protein sequence is MSNPAESPEVVQLPAEPPVPPPVNTRRVAAQRVREARDRLTSSSGTRPAFDTELLRQYAQTRVSASFVVMLLVVSTGVLFGLWKAAVPATVWTIGMLCIHAAIIRNCRRFLSEQPTRAATRKWQTRFVLLDLLYGLSWTAILLHPAGLDTVSNTMMMFLMLLVIAVSSMLAATLPIAAMAATAPVTAAIALNFVMGGTFDNYALALLAVAAEAYFALLAHQLHSTTLATLEARAEKDALIGELEQAKAISDEARHRAESANVAKSRFLAQMSHELRTPLNAILGFSEVMKSEIFGAHTVSVYKEYSADIHNSGVHLLNLINEILDLSRIEAGRYELNEEAVSLVHVVADCHHLLKLRATSRGITIHEVFERGMPRIWGDERATRQVVLNLLSNSIKFTPQGGEIWLKVGWTASGGQYLSVKDNGSGIAEDEIPIVLASFGQGSNSIKSAEQGAGLGLPIAKSLIDMHGGTFTLKSKLRIGTEVIVTFPPERVMSALAPMAEEAPPLQPDPTVTATADDKRRARHKPIMSAGTGL, encoded by the coding sequence ATGAGTAACCCCGCAGAAAGCCCTGAGGTTGTCCAGCTTCCGGCAGAACCGCCGGTCCCACCGCCGGTCAACACCCGGCGCGTGGCGGCGCAGCGGGTGCGCGAGGCGCGGGACCGGTTAACGTCATCAAGCGGCACCCGCCCGGCGTTCGATACCGAACTGCTCCGGCAATACGCCCAGACCCGGGTATCTGCCTCCTTTGTCGTCATGCTGCTGGTGGTTTCGACCGGCGTGCTGTTCGGCCTCTGGAAGGCCGCCGTGCCGGCCACGGTCTGGACCATCGGCATGCTCTGCATCCATGCCGCCATCATTCGCAATTGCAGGCGCTTCCTCAGCGAGCAGCCCACGCGCGCCGCCACGCGCAAATGGCAGACCCGGTTCGTGCTGCTCGACCTGCTCTACGGCCTGAGCTGGACAGCGATCCTGCTGCATCCTGCCGGCCTCGACACCGTCTCGAACACCATGATGATGTTCCTGATGCTGCTGGTGATCGCGGTGTCGAGCATGCTGGCAGCGACGCTTCCCATTGCGGCGATGGCCGCTACCGCGCCGGTGACGGCGGCGATCGCGCTCAATTTCGTGATGGGCGGAACCTTCGACAATTACGCGCTCGCGCTGCTTGCGGTCGCCGCCGAGGCGTATTTTGCCCTGCTCGCCCACCAGCTCCATTCGACGACGCTGGCGACCCTGGAAGCGCGCGCCGAAAAGGACGCGCTGATCGGCGAGCTCGAACAGGCCAAGGCGATTTCCGACGAAGCGCGGCACCGCGCCGAATCCGCCAACGTCGCCAAGTCGCGCTTCCTGGCGCAGATGAGCCATGAGCTGCGAACACCGCTGAACGCGATCCTCGGCTTTTCCGAGGTGATGAAGAGCGAAATTTTCGGCGCGCATACGGTATCGGTGTACAAGGAATATTCCGCCGATATCCATAATTCGGGCGTTCACCTGCTCAATCTCATCAACGAGATTCTCGATCTGTCGCGGATCGAGGCCGGCCGCTACGAACTGAACGAGGAAGCGGTGTCGCTGGTGCATGTCGTTGCCGACTGCCACCATCTGCTGAAGCTGCGCGCGACCAGCCGCGGCATCACCATCCACGAGGTGTTCGAGCGCGGCATGCCCCGGATCTGGGGTGACGAACGCGCCACGCGCCAGGTGGTGCTCAATTTGCTGTCAAACTCGATCAAGTTCACCCCGCAGGGCGGCGAGATCTGGCTCAAGGTCGGCTGGACCGCTTCAGGCGGGCAATATCTGAGTGTCAAGGACAACGGCTCCGGCATCGCCGAGGACGAGATTCCGATCGTGCTGGCTTCGTTCGGCCAGGGCTCCAACTCGATCAAATCGGCTGAACAGGGCGCGGGCCTGGGCCTTCCGATCGCAAAGAGCCTGATCGACATGCATGGCGGCACCTTCACGCTGAAATCGAAACTGCGCATCGGCACCGAAGTCATCGTCACCTTCCCGCCGGAGCGCGTGATGAGCGCGCTGGCGCCGATGGCCGAGGAGGCGCCGCCCCTGCAGCCGGACCCCACCGTCACCGCAACCGCCGACGACAAGCGGCGGGCGCGTCACAAACCGATCATGAGTGCAGGAACCGGCTTGTAA
- a CDS encoding VOC family protein, with protein MGVSVGVLDHFNIRTRNLADTVRFYEDILGLEKGARPNFAFPGAWMYSEGKAVVHLVDISRTEEPQKPDSGVVHHVAFASYGFDGMKRRLEQKGMAYDSRQVPGGDLWQIFVNDPNGVMIELNYEAAKEQTAAAPAERRDDVGVR; from the coding sequence ATGGGCGTCAGCGTGGGCGTGCTCGACCATTTCAATATCCGGACCCGCAACCTTGCCGACACGGTCCGGTTCTATGAGGACATTCTGGGCCTGGAAAAGGGCGCTCGGCCGAACTTTGCCTTTCCGGGTGCGTGGATGTACAGCGAGGGCAAGGCGGTGGTGCACCTCGTCGATATCTCCAGGACCGAGGAACCGCAGAAGCCCGATTCCGGCGTCGTCCACCATGTCGCGTTCGCCAGCTACGGCTTTGACGGCATGAAGCGGCGGCTGGAGCAGAAGGGCATGGCATACGACTCCCGGCAGGTACCGGGCGGCGACCTCTGGCAGATCTTCGTCAATGACCCCAACGGCGTCATGATCGAACTGAACTACGAGGCTGCCAAGGAGCAGACGGCTGCCGCGCCGGCCGAGCGGCGGGACGACGTGGGAGTGAGGTAG
- a CDS encoding flavin reductase family protein, translating to MSLDSASDELRETFKRALRRFPAAVSVITSADQDRRHGMTATAVTSLSLDPPSLIVCINQATLLHDIMLLARRFCVNVLRRDQVPLSSAFSGALPAEERFGLGDWMTSAEGVTYLADAQINIFCKKAAAVPYGTHTIFIGEAETVNVRDPIEPLIYQDATYCFSVPHDSHAA from the coding sequence ATGTCGCTGGATTCGGCATCCGACGAATTGCGAGAAACGTTCAAGCGCGCGTTGCGGCGATTTCCCGCGGCGGTGTCGGTCATCACCTCGGCCGATCAGGATCGCCGGCACGGGATGACGGCGACCGCCGTGACGTCGCTGTCGCTTGATCCCCCTTCCCTGATCGTTTGCATCAACCAGGCAACGCTGCTGCATGACATCATGCTGCTGGCGCGCCGGTTTTGCGTCAACGTGCTGCGCCGCGATCAGGTCCCGCTTTCATCCGCCTTCAGCGGTGCGCTGCCGGCCGAGGAGCGGTTCGGGCTCGGCGACTGGATGACTTCGGCCGAGGGCGTCACCTACCTCGCCGACGCGCAGATCAACATCTTCTGCAAGAAGGCGGCCGCCGTGCCCTATGGCACGCACACGATTTTCATCGGCGAGGCCGAGACCGTGAACGTGCGCGATCCGATCGAGCCGCTGATCTACCAGGATGCGACCTATTGCTTCTCGGTGCCGCACGACAGCCATGCGGCGTGA
- a CDS encoding Mrp/NBP35 family ATP-binding protein produces MSVTQQQVLDSLRQVASPRGVPLTNANVLSAISVTDGKVFFSINVDAAEARAWESVRAQAEAAVRAIPGVTAAMIALTAERKPGSPPPAPAPHRHAHSHSPGVQPASAHRPPQGGASPMSKQAEIPGVAAVIAVASGKGGVGKSTTALNLALGLRDLGLRVGLLDADIYGPSVPRLTGIHEKPQLDDNRKMIPIQRFGLSIMSIGFLVEEDTAMIWRGPMVMSAITQMLRDVAWGTLDILVVDMPPGTGDAQLTLAQNVPLKGAVIISTPQDLSLIDARRGLAMFKKVNVPVLGIVENMSYFQCPECGTRSDIFGHGGARHEAERLGVPFLGEIPLHMSIRTTSDDGNPVVASDPDGPHAAIYRAIGTRVRDQLQGAIAAA; encoded by the coding sequence GTGAGCGTTACGCAGCAGCAGGTTCTCGATTCCCTTAGGCAGGTGGCCTCGCCCCGTGGCGTGCCCCTGACCAATGCCAACGTGCTGTCGGCGATCTCGGTCACCGACGGCAAGGTGTTCTTCTCCATCAACGTCGATGCTGCGGAGGCCCGCGCCTGGGAAAGCGTGCGCGCACAGGCCGAGGCCGCCGTGCGCGCGATCCCCGGCGTCACCGCGGCGATGATCGCGCTGACGGCCGAGCGCAAGCCGGGCTCGCCGCCACCTGCGCCCGCGCCGCATCGGCATGCGCATTCACATTCTCCCGGTGTGCAACCGGCTTCCGCGCATCGGCCGCCGCAAGGCGGGGCGTCGCCGATGTCGAAGCAGGCGGAGATCCCGGGCGTTGCCGCCGTCATCGCGGTGGCCTCGGGCAAGGGCGGCGTCGGCAAGTCGACCACCGCGCTCAACCTGGCGCTGGGTCTGCGCGATCTGGGCTTACGCGTCGGCCTGCTCGATGCCGACATTTACGGTCCGTCCGTGCCGCGGCTGACCGGCATCCATGAGAAGCCGCAGCTCGACGACAACAGGAAGATGATTCCGATCCAGCGTTTTGGTCTTTCCATCATGTCGATCGGCTTCCTGGTCGAGGAAGACACCGCAATGATCTGGCGCGGGCCGATGGTGATGTCGGCGATCACCCAGATGCTGCGCGACGTGGCGTGGGGCACGCTCGATATTCTGGTCGTCGACATGCCGCCCGGCACCGGCGATGCGCAATTGACGCTGGCGCAGAATGTGCCGCTGAAGGGAGCGGTGATCATCTCGACCCCGCAGGATCTCTCGCTGATCGACGCGCGGCGGGGGCTTGCGATGTTCAAGAAGGTCAATGTGCCGGTGCTCGGCATCGTCGAGAACATGAGCTACTTCCAGTGCCCCGAATGCGGCACCCGCTCGGATATTTTCGGTCATGGCGGCGCGCGGCATGAAGCGGAGCGGCTGGGTGTCCCGTTCCTGGGTGAGATCCCGCTGCACATGTCGATTCGGACCACGTCCGATGACGGTAACCCGGTGGTGGCGAGCGACCCGGACGGTCCGCATGCCGCGATCTACCGGGCCATCGGGACCAGGGTCCGCGACCAGCTCCAGGGCGCCATCGCCGCGGCCTGA
- a CDS encoding DUF417 family protein: MKVALNIAENGQGSYRLLAILRWVMVIIFVSFGIQKFTLQSAQGIVQFISNSPFISWISVFGVRGEAYFLGVVELGIAALLAAGAFSPLLSALGSLMGVITFFITWSFFFTTPGVVKWSLSADPMAWNLTGEFIFKDIVLLCVCVVLLLASLPRSRLHD; this comes from the coding sequence ATGAAGGTAGCTCTCAACATCGCGGAGAACGGCCAGGGATCTTATCGTTTGCTGGCAATTTTGCGTTGGGTCATGGTCATCATCTTCGTATCGTTTGGCATCCAGAAGTTCACGCTGCAGTCGGCACAAGGAATCGTTCAATTTATCAGCAACAGTCCCTTTATTTCATGGATATCCGTCTTCGGCGTTAGGGGAGAAGCCTACTTCCTTGGTGTCGTTGAACTTGGAATTGCAGCACTTCTCGCGGCAGGCGCATTCAGTCCGCTCTTGTCCGCCCTCGGCTCACTCATGGGCGTAATCACGTTTTTCATCACGTGGTCGTTCTTCTTCACGACGCCGGGCGTGGTCAAATGGAGCTTGTCGGCCGACCCGATGGCCTGGAATTTGACCGGCGAATTCATCTTCAAAGATATTGTTTTGCTGTGTGTCTGCGTCGTGCTGCTGCTGGCCTCTTTGCCGAGGTCGCGGTTGCACGATTAG
- a CDS encoding NAD(P)-dependent oxidoreductase, protein MAKVAFLGLGVMGFPMAGHLVKKGGHEVTVYNRTGAKAKEWADKFGGRAAPTPKQAAEGQDFVMCCVGNDNDLRAVTIGPDGAFAGMKKGAVFVDHTTASAEVARELDAAATKTGFKFIDAPVSGGQAGAENGALTVMCGGKEDAYAAAEPIIAGSYARMCKLLGPAGAGQLTKMVNQICIAGLVQGLSEGLHFAKKSGLDVAAVVETISKGAAQSWQMDNRYKAMNEGKFDFGFAVEWMRKDLSICITEARRNGANLPVTALVDQFYAEVEKMGGKRWDTSSLMARLER, encoded by the coding sequence ATGGCTAAAGTCGCTTTTCTCGGTCTCGGCGTGATGGGTTTCCCCATGGCAGGACATCTGGTGAAAAAAGGTGGCCACGAGGTGACCGTGTACAACCGGACTGGCGCCAAGGCGAAGGAATGGGCCGACAAGTTCGGCGGGCGTGCCGCGCCGACGCCGAAGCAAGCGGCCGAAGGCCAGGATTTCGTGATGTGCTGCGTCGGCAACGACAATGACCTGCGCGCGGTCACGATCGGCCCCGATGGCGCTTTCGCCGGCATGAAAAAGGGCGCAGTATTCGTCGACCACACCACCGCCTCCGCCGAGGTTGCCCGCGAGCTCGACGCCGCCGCCACCAAAACCGGCTTCAAGTTCATCGACGCACCGGTGTCCGGCGGCCAGGCCGGTGCGGAAAACGGCGCGCTCACCGTGATGTGCGGCGGCAAGGAAGATGCCTATGCCGCGGCCGAGCCGATCATCGCAGGCTCATACGCACGGATGTGCAAGCTTCTCGGACCCGCCGGCGCCGGCCAGCTCACCAAGATGGTCAACCAGATCTGCATCGCGGGTCTGGTCCAGGGCCTGTCCGAGGGCCTTCACTTCGCAAAGAAGTCGGGGCTCGACGTTGCGGCCGTGGTCGAGACCATCTCCAAGGGCGCCGCACAGTCCTGGCAGATGGACAACCGCTACAAGGCCATGAACGAGGGCAAGTTCGATTTCGGCTTTGCGGTCGAATGGATGCGCAAGGACCTCTCGATCTGCATCACGGAGGCCCGCCGCAACGGCGCCAACCTGCCGGTGACCGCACTCGTCGATCAGTTCTACGCCGAGGTCGAGAAGATGGGCGGCAAGCGCTGGGATACGTCGAGCCTGATGGCCCGGCTGGAGCGGTGA
- a CDS encoding TRAP transporter substrate-binding protein: protein MKRRDFLKVSAAGAAATAVASPAIAQSSPEIKWRLTSSFPKSLDTIYGGAEQVAKYVAEMTDNKFQIQVFAAGEVVPGLQALDATSNNTVEMCHTVSYYYVGKDPTFAIYASVPFGLNARQQNSWWYQGGGDALGNEFFKKFGVVGFPCGNTGTQMGGWFRKEIKTVADLSGLKMRIGGIAGQVLQKVGVVPQQLAGGDIYPALEKGTIDAAEWVGPYDDEKLGFAKVAKYYYYPGFWEGGPMVHAFANLEKWNSLPKNYQAILTNACAQANTWMTARYDMQNPSALKRLVAGGTQLRPFTNEVLEACLKATNELWAEISGKNADFKKSIDAMQAYRSDQYLWWQVAEYTYDSFMIRSRTRG, encoded by the coding sequence ATGAAGCGTCGTGATTTTTTGAAGGTTTCAGCGGCCGGTGCTGCCGCGACAGCCGTTGCCTCGCCGGCGATCGCGCAATCATCGCCTGAGATCAAATGGCGCCTGACGTCGAGCTTCCCGAAATCGCTCGATACCATCTATGGCGGTGCCGAGCAGGTGGCGAAATACGTCGCCGAAATGACCGACAACAAGTTTCAGATTCAGGTGTTCGCGGCCGGCGAAGTGGTTCCGGGCCTGCAGGCGCTCGATGCGACCTCCAACAACACCGTCGAGATGTGCCACACCGTCTCGTACTACTACGTCGGCAAGGACCCGACCTTTGCGATCTATGCTTCGGTCCCGTTCGGTCTCAATGCGCGCCAGCAGAATTCCTGGTGGTACCAGGGCGGCGGTGATGCGCTCGGCAACGAGTTCTTCAAGAAGTTTGGCGTGGTCGGCTTCCCCTGCGGCAACACCGGCACGCAGATGGGCGGCTGGTTCCGCAAGGAGATCAAGACGGTCGCCGATCTCTCGGGCCTCAAGATGCGCATCGGCGGCATCGCCGGACAGGTGTTGCAGAAGGTCGGCGTGGTGCCGCAGCAACTCGCCGGCGGCGACATCTACCCGGCGCTCGAAAAGGGCACCATCGATGCGGCCGAGTGGGTCGGTCCTTATGACGACGAAAAGCTCGGCTTCGCCAAGGTCGCGAAGTACTACTACTATCCGGGCTTCTGGGAAGGCGGCCCGATGGTCCACGCTTTTGCCAATCTGGAGAAGTGGAATTCGCTGCCGAAGAACTACCAGGCGATCCTGACCAATGCGTGCGCCCAAGCCAATACCTGGATGACTGCACGTTACGACATGCAGAACCCGTCCGCGTTGAAGCGCTTGGTGGCCGGCGGCACGCAGCTGCGTCCGTTCACTAATGAAGTGCTGGAAGCCTGCCTGAAGGCGACCAACGAATTGTGGGCCGAGATCTCCGGCAAGAACGCCGACTTCAAGAAGTCGATCGACGCGATGCAGGCTTACCGATCCGACCAGTATCTGTGGTGGCAGGTTGCCGAATACACCTATGACAGCTTCATGATCCGCTCGCGCACCCGCGGCTGA
- a CDS encoding TRAP transporter substrate-binding protein — MKRRDFLKVTGIGAAGAATLAAPAIAQSMPELKWRLTASWPKSLDTLWGAVEVMAKHVADATDNKFQIQTFAGGEIVPGLQVLDAVQNGTVEMGHTASYYYFGKDPTFAFGTAVPFGPNQRLNQAWYMLGGGRELLNQFYKGYNVTSFLAGNTGCQMGGWFRKEINTVEDMKGLKMRIGGFAGRVMQKLGVVPQQLAGGDIYPALEKGTIDAAEWVGPYDDEKLGFNKVAPHYYYPGWWEGGPMLLGIVNLDKWNSLPKYYQSVIEQAGQSANSWMMAKYDQLNPPSLKKLLAGGTKLHSFSPPIMQACLKATKELYAETSATNPNFKNVLESMNTFTTNGYQWFQVAELGYDSFMARNPQS, encoded by the coding sequence ATGAAGAGAAGGGATTTTCTCAAGGTAACGGGTATTGGCGCGGCAGGCGCCGCTACCTTGGCAGCGCCTGCCATCGCGCAGTCAATGCCGGAGCTCAAATGGCGTCTGACGGCAAGCTGGCCAAAATCGCTCGACACCCTGTGGGGTGCTGTCGAGGTGATGGCCAAGCACGTCGCCGATGCCACCGACAACAAGTTTCAGATTCAGACGTTTGCCGGCGGCGAGATCGTTCCCGGCCTGCAGGTGCTCGATGCCGTGCAGAACGGCACCGTCGAGATGGGTCATACGGCGTCCTACTATTATTTCGGGAAGGACCCGACGTTTGCGTTTGGAACGGCCGTGCCGTTCGGACCCAACCAGCGCCTCAACCAGGCCTGGTACATGCTGGGCGGTGGCAGGGAGCTGCTCAACCAGTTCTACAAGGGCTACAACGTCACGTCGTTTCTGGCCGGCAATACCGGTTGCCAGATGGGCGGCTGGTTCCGAAAGGAAATCAACACCGTCGAGGATATGAAGGGATTGAAGATGCGCATCGGCGGCTTTGCCGGGCGCGTGATGCAGAAGCTGGGCGTCGTGCCTCAACAGCTTGCCGGCGGCGACATCTATCCCGCGCTGGAAAAAGGCACGATCGACGCGGCGGAATGGGTCGGGCCCTATGACGACGAGAAGCTCGGCTTCAACAAGGTCGCGCCCCACTACTACTATCCCGGATGGTGGGAAGGCGGACCGATGCTGCTCGGGATCGTCAATCTGGACAAATGGAATTCGCTGCCGAAATACTATCAAAGCGTCATCGAGCAGGCGGGCCAGTCCGCCAACAGCTGGATGATGGCCAAATACGATCAGCTCAATCCGCCGTCGCTGAAGAAGCTGCTGGCGGGTGGCACCAAGCTGCACAGCTTCTCGCCGCCGATCATGCAGGCCTGCCTGAAGGCGACCAAGGAATTGTACGCTGAAACATCAGCGACCAATCCGAACTTCAAGAACGTGCTGGAATCGATGAATACGTTCACGACCAACGGATATCAGTGGTTCCAGGTCGCCGAACTCGGCTACGACAGCTTCATGGCGCGCAATCCGCAGAGCTGA